The following proteins are encoded in a genomic region of Pseudodesulfovibrio mercurii:
- the hisS gene encoding histidine--tRNA ligase encodes MAKVQKIKGFADLFPEEAAKYTFMEACAREIFSRYGFGELRTPILEKTELFQKSIGEDTDVVGKEMFTFPDRKDRSLTMRPEATAGVVRAFIESKTYQPGNISKFFTFGPMFRYERPQKGRQRQFHQINAECFGADEPQADAELILMLTAFLRRIGLRDLTVELNSLGCHECRPAYKQALVDYYHAQDKAKFCEDCQRRMETNPLRVLDCKVPTCKELVKDAPVITDHLCPDCRAHFADVRAVLDGAGVAYVLNPRLVRGLDYYVRTCFEVTSNDIGAQTSVAGGGRYDGLIRSLDGPDCPGTGFACGMERLALLLGDVAPEAPDFYLAVVAPEAANEAMLFAQALRNKGLRGEVSFAGGSMKSRMRAANKSGAGTCLILGEAELADRTVTVKDMAGNREQETLDRALYLASL; translated from the coding sequence ATGGCGAAAGTACAAAAAATAAAGGGATTCGCGGACCTCTTTCCCGAGGAGGCCGCCAAGTACACCTTCATGGAGGCCTGCGCCCGCGAGATATTCTCGCGCTACGGCTTCGGTGAACTGCGCACGCCCATCCTGGAAAAGACCGAGCTGTTCCAGAAGTCCATCGGCGAGGACACCGACGTGGTCGGCAAGGAGATGTTCACCTTCCCGGACCGCAAGGACCGCTCCCTGACCATGCGCCCCGAGGCCACGGCGGGCGTGGTCCGCGCGTTCATCGAATCCAAGACCTATCAGCCGGGCAACATCTCGAAATTCTTCACCTTCGGCCCCATGTTCCGGTACGAGCGCCCGCAGAAGGGCCGCCAGCGCCAGTTCCACCAGATCAATGCCGAGTGCTTCGGGGCGGACGAGCCCCAGGCCGACGCCGAGCTGATCCTCATGCTGACCGCCTTCCTGCGCCGCATCGGGCTCAGGGACCTGACCGTGGAGCTCAACTCGCTCGGCTGCCACGAGTGCCGCCCGGCCTACAAGCAGGCCCTGGTGGACTACTACCACGCCCAGGACAAGGCGAAGTTCTGCGAGGACTGCCAGCGGCGCATGGAGACCAACCCCCTGCGCGTGCTCGACTGCAAGGTGCCCACCTGCAAGGAGCTGGTCAAGGACGCCCCGGTCATCACCGACCACCTCTGCCCGGACTGCCGGGCCCACTTCGCGGACGTGCGCGCCGTGCTGGACGGGGCGGGCGTGGCCTACGTCCTGAACCCCCGCCTGGTGCGCGGCCTGGACTACTACGTGCGGACCTGCTTCGAGGTGACCAGCAACGACATCGGGGCCCAGACCTCGGTGGCGGGCGGCGGCCGCTACGACGGGCTGATCAGGAGCCTGGACGGCCCGGACTGCCCCGGCACCGGCTTCGCCTGCGGTATGGAGCGCCTCGCCCTGCTGCTCGGCGACGTCGCGCCCGAGGCCCCGGACTTCTACCTGGCCGTGGTCGCCCCGGAGGCGGCAAACGAGGCCATGCTCTTCGCCCAGGCCCTGCGCAACAAGGGACTCCGGGGCGAAGTCAGCTTCGCGGGCGGGTCCATGAAGTCCCGCATGCGCGCGGCCAACAAGTCCGGCGCCGGGACCTGCCTGATCCTGGGCGAGGCCGAGCTGGCCGACAGGACCGTGACCGTCAAGGACATGGCCGGGAACCGGGAACAGGAAACCCTGGACCGGGCCCTGTACCTGGCCAGTCTGTAG
- a CDS encoding DsbA family oxidoreductase, which translates to MPIDLTIFSDFVCPFCFVGSGIIDHLRRDFDIRDTWLPHELHPETPPEGRPVDELFDRFDIDQVTMTCNQRGKPYGIGFARMTLLANSRLALEAAEFARDAGRFHDFHGRMFRAGFTEGRNIGDLEVVLDVAVRSGLDAAGVKEALTDHRYAARLADGSARARAAGVTAIPTFVVAGRPPITGAVDEAVLRRAMEAALRTE; encoded by the coding sequence ATGCCCATCGACCTGACCATCTTTTCCGATTTCGTCTGCCCGTTCTGTTTCGTCGGCTCGGGCATCATCGACCACCTGCGCCGGGACTTCGACATCCGCGACACCTGGCTGCCCCACGAGCTGCACCCCGAGACCCCGCCCGAGGGACGGCCCGTGGACGAGCTCTTCGACCGCTTCGACATCGACCAGGTGACCATGACCTGCAACCAGCGGGGCAAGCCCTACGGCATCGGCTTCGCGCGCATGACCCTGCTGGCCAACTCGCGCCTGGCCCTGGAGGCGGCGGAGTTCGCCCGGGACGCGGGCCGGTTCCACGACTTCCACGGGCGCATGTTCCGGGCGGGCTTCACCGAGGGGCGGAACATCGGGGACCTGGAGGTGGTCCTGGACGTGGCCGTGCGCTCCGGCCTGGACGCGGCCGGGGTCAAGGAGGCCCTGACCGACCACCGCTACGCCGCGCGGCTGGCCGACGGCTCGGCCAGGGCGCGGGCCGCGGGCGTGACGGCCATCCCCACCTTCGTGGTCGCGGGGCGGCCGCCCATCACCGGGGCCGTGGACGAGGCCGTCCTGCGCCGGGCCATGGAAGCGGCCCTGCGCACGGAATAG
- a CDS encoding HD-GYP domain-containing protein yields MEDVSLIDLACGISSALDYISPTVTGHHRRVGLASVALGGRVGIGASSLVDLLLAGLLHDIGAFSMDLALDGLSFDADLEEHAVVGYRLLRDHPFLERASRMVLYHHTSWRDLRVIRQEGDRETLLLANIVNLADRVDILRRVGKAAHERRDVELTVAGFGSDLYAPELLRAFAELAEGGIFWPLVEEMDRPVREMLSRELLDVRITPDQLIDFSGFFTRIIDFRSRHTATHTAGVAETAVLLARLAGMDEREQKAMRLAGNLHDIGKLAVPTVLLDKPGALDDDEYVRVKDHATVCAEVLRAIPGLGEVADWACQHHERLNGKGYPLGLTEKDLSLGSRIMQVADVHTAITEDRPYRRGMTREQAVSVLRSMADEGFLDLDVVNLVIENHDKLDAVRTMVQSRALSEFRRFAEASR; encoded by the coding sequence ATGGAAGACGTCTCCCTCATCGACCTCGCCTGCGGCATCTCGTCCGCCCTCGACTACATCTCCCCCACGGTCACCGGCCACCATCGGCGGGTGGGGTTGGCCTCGGTCGCCCTGGGCGGACGCGTGGGCATCGGGGCCTCCTCCCTGGTGGACCTGCTCCTGGCCGGGCTGCTGCACGACATCGGGGCCTTTTCCATGGACCTGGCCCTGGACGGGCTGAGCTTCGACGCGGACCTGGAGGAGCACGCCGTGGTCGGCTATCGGCTACTCCGCGACCATCCCTTCCTGGAGCGCGCCTCGCGCATGGTCCTGTACCACCACACCAGCTGGCGGGACCTGCGGGTCATCCGCCAGGAGGGCGACCGCGAGACCCTGCTGCTGGCCAACATCGTCAACCTGGCCGACCGGGTGGACATCCTGCGCCGGGTGGGCAAGGCGGCCCATGAACGCCGGGACGTGGAACTGACCGTGGCCGGGTTCGGCTCGGACCTGTACGCCCCGGAGCTGCTGCGGGCCTTTGCGGAGCTGGCTGAGGGCGGCATCTTCTGGCCCCTGGTGGAGGAGATGGACCGGCCCGTGCGCGAGATGCTCTCCAGGGAGCTGCTCGACGTGCGCATCACTCCGGACCAGCTCATCGACTTTTCGGGCTTCTTCACCCGGATCATCGACTTCCGGAGCCGCCACACGGCCACCCACACGGCGGGCGTGGCCGAGACCGCGGTCCTGCTGGCCCGGCTGGCGGGCATGGACGAGCGGGAGCAGAAGGCCATGCGCCTGGCCGGGAACCTGCACGACATCGGCAAGCTGGCCGTGCCCACGGTCCTGCTGGACAAGCCGGGCGCCCTGGACGACGACGAGTACGTCAGGGTCAAGGACCACGCCACGGTTTGCGCCGAGGTCCTGCGGGCCATCCCGGGGCTGGGCGAGGTGGCCGACTGGGCCTGCCAGCACCACGAGCGGCTCAACGGCAAGGGGTATCCCCTGGGCCTGACCGAAAAGGACCTTTCCCTGGGCTCGCGGATCATGCAGGTGGCCGACGTGCACACGGCCATCACCGAGGACCGCCCCTACCGCAGGGGCATGACCCGCGAACAGGCCGTGTCCGTGCTCCGCTCCATGGCGGACGAGGGCTTCCTGGACCTGGACGTCGTCAACCTGGTCATCGAGAACCACGACAAGCTGGACGCGGTCCGGACCATGGTCCAGAGCCGCGCCCTGTCCGAGTTCCGGCGGTTTGCCGAAGCCTCCCGCTGA
- a CDS encoding transcription antitermination factor NusB: MQARSPKPLPAARRVALEALFRCLMNRQDIQASLDAALSSGVDDPRDLGLATELSYGYLRLKGRIEYVLSRFLKDPGKLNPKMRLAMGVAAYEILFLDKIPAYASVDWAVEFSKSKPGARLAGLFNAVLRRVAELDGDAHDPDFFRKDASLPEFLSRWYACPQWLVDLWWREYGEKTATDYLEAQLKPPALGFNLFGHPEADALYAEIAGWPELIDIEGMSFALPAGTSFEGEPDPPLARQSFAARQAVEALDPEMWDGPVWDACAGRGGKTRILLEKGLDVLASDPHRGRLAALSRELPGVEIFEANAATAEPPRVPGTILLDMPCSGLGVLSRRPDTKWKRRPADLGDLTLLQREILDNALEQVRPGGRIAVITCTLNPEENQGLVARFVGDHERVAVEREWTTPSDSPLNEFFYAASLSVK; the protein is encoded by the coding sequence ATGCAAGCACGTTCCCCCAAGCCCCTGCCTGCCGCCAGGCGGGTGGCTCTCGAAGCCCTGTTCCGCTGTCTCATGAACAGGCAGGACATTCAGGCCTCCCTGGACGCGGCCCTGTCCTCGGGCGTGGACGACCCGCGCGATCTGGGGCTGGCCACGGAGCTGAGCTACGGCTACCTGCGGCTCAAGGGCCGCATCGAGTACGTCCTGTCCCGGTTCCTCAAGGACCCCGGCAAGCTCAATCCCAAGATGCGTCTGGCCATGGGCGTGGCCGCCTACGAGATCCTGTTCCTGGACAAGATCCCGGCCTACGCCTCGGTGGACTGGGCCGTGGAGTTCTCCAAGTCCAAGCCGGGCGCGCGCCTGGCCGGGCTGTTCAACGCCGTGCTCCGCCGGGTGGCCGAGCTGGACGGCGACGCCCACGACCCGGACTTCTTCCGCAAGGACGCCTCCCTGCCCGAATTTCTGTCCCGCTGGTACGCCTGCCCGCAGTGGCTGGTGGACCTGTGGTGGCGCGAGTACGGGGAAAAGACGGCCACGGACTACCTGGAGGCCCAGCTCAAGCCCCCGGCGCTCGGCTTCAACCTCTTCGGTCACCCCGAGGCGGACGCCCTGTACGCGGAGATCGCGGGCTGGCCCGAGCTGATCGACATCGAGGGCATGAGCTTCGCCCTGCCCGCGGGCACGAGCTTCGAGGGCGAGCCCGATCCGCCCCTGGCCCGGCAGTCCTTCGCCGCGCGCCAGGCCGTGGAGGCCCTGGACCCGGAGATGTGGGACGGCCCCGTCTGGGACGCCTGCGCCGGACGCGGGGGAAAGACCCGCATCCTGCTGGAAAAGGGGCTCGACGTGTTGGCCTCGGACCCGCACCGGGGCCGCCTGGCCGCGCTCTCGCGCGAGCTGCCCGGCGTGGAGATATTCGAGGCCAACGCGGCCACGGCCGAGCCGCCGCGCGTGCCCGGCACCATCCTCCTGGACATGCCCTGCTCGGGGCTGGGCGTGCTTTCGCGTCGGCCCGACACCAAGTGGAAGCGCAGGCCCGCCGACCTCGGCGACCTGACCCTGCTGCAGCGGGAGATCCTGGACAACGCCCTGGAACAGGTCCGGCCCGGCGGGCGCATCGCGGTCATCACCTGCACCCTCAATCCCGAGGAGAACCAGGGGCTGGTCGCCCGGTTCGTCGGGGACCACGAGCGGGTCGCGGTCGAGCGCGAGTGGACCACGCCGTCCGACTCGCCGCTGAACGAATTCTTTTACGCCGCTTCCTTGTCCGTCAAATAG
- a CDS encoding molybdopterin-dependent oxidoreductase has translation MKIVTACTMDCGDACSLLVDTERRTVRGNPKHPFTKGFCCKKGARYFRRLDSDERVVEPLVRRGEGFEPTDWDTALGLIADRLDAARRVPESILHVHGHGYRGILGTASTNFFERLGASTVYGCVCDDTGIEACLRDFGVLNHNDPEDILNSDRVVNWGRDMTRCSVHQLALLKQARKHGTEVLSISPGGDGTPEFSDVNVVIRPGTDRFLAAAVLKLFLEAGDLNPWVLTRTANWPALRGLVDGLKFRDLCAACDVPAEDAEMVYEWYAERGNTATVVGWGLQRHRFGGENVRFINAVAMVSGNIGVRGGGAYFNISSGRNLGSWAHLIEGGETPATRRRLLLQDLGAELRRADPPVDFVWIDGHNVVNQVPDGLAVAEALAAPFTVVVDGFLNDTALCADVILPPALMFERRDVLGSYVHNYVNLCDRALPPRGLARPDFDILADLGSRLREPVRLPDEETCLREGLKASAVSFDELLENGFARVNHPFVAFENLVFGHLDGLYRFPEALHPEPAPDPDFPLQLLTVVSGESLHSQIPEADQRGVPTVRIGRTNPALGVLDPQGDVYLVTDLGAMQVRVEVEDGLHPRAVLMRRGGWMKYGQGANAIIHPSVTDMAFGTAYYSQACRLENRQP, from the coding sequence ATGAAGATCGTCACGGCATGCACCATGGATTGCGGCGACGCCTGTTCGCTGCTGGTGGACACCGAGAGGCGGACCGTCCGGGGCAACCCGAAACACCCGTTCACCAAGGGATTCTGCTGCAAGAAGGGCGCCCGCTACTTCCGGCGGCTGGACTCGGACGAGCGCGTGGTCGAGCCGCTCGTCCGGCGCGGAGAGGGTTTCGAGCCCACGGACTGGGACACGGCCCTCGGCCTGATCGCGGACCGTCTCGACGCGGCCCGGCGCGTGCCCGAGTCCATCCTGCACGTGCACGGCCACGGCTACCGGGGCATCCTGGGCACGGCCAGCACCAACTTTTTCGAGCGGCTGGGCGCGTCCACGGTGTACGGCTGCGTCTGCGACGACACCGGCATCGAGGCCTGCCTGCGCGACTTCGGCGTGCTCAACCACAATGACCCCGAGGACATCCTGAACAGCGACCGGGTGGTCAACTGGGGCCGGGACATGACCCGCTGCTCCGTGCACCAGCTCGCCCTGCTGAAGCAGGCGCGCAAGCACGGCACCGAGGTCCTGTCCATCTCGCCGGGCGGGGACGGCACGCCCGAGTTCTCCGACGTCAACGTGGTCATCCGGCCGGGCACGGACCGTTTCCTGGCGGCCGCCGTGCTCAAGCTCTTCCTGGAGGCGGGCGACCTCAACCCGTGGGTCCTGACCCGGACCGCGAACTGGCCCGCCCTGCGCGGCCTGGTGGACGGCCTGAAGTTCCGCGACCTGTGCGCTGCCTGCGACGTCCCGGCCGAGGACGCGGAGATGGTCTACGAGTGGTACGCCGAGCGCGGCAACACGGCCACCGTCGTGGGCTGGGGATTGCAGCGCCACCGCTTCGGCGGGGAGAACGTCCGCTTCATCAACGCCGTGGCCATGGTCTCGGGCAACATCGGCGTGCGCGGCGGCGGGGCCTACTTCAACATTTCGTCGGGCCGCAACCTCGGCTCCTGGGCGCACCTCATCGAGGGCGGCGAAACACCGGCCACGCGGCGGCGGCTGCTGTTGCAGGACCTGGGCGCGGAGCTGCGCCGGGCCGACCCGCCCGTGGACTTCGTCTGGATCGACGGCCACAACGTGGTCAACCAGGTGCCGGACGGCCTGGCCGTGGCCGAGGCCCTGGCCGCGCCGTTCACCGTGGTGGTGGACGGGTTCCTGAACGACACGGCCCTGTGCGCCGACGTCATCCTGCCGCCCGCGCTCATGTTCGAGCGGCGCGACGTGCTCGGCTCCTACGTGCACAACTACGTCAACCTCTGCGACCGGGCCCTGCCCCCGCGCGGCCTGGCCCGGCCGGATTTCGACATCCTGGCCGACCTGGGGTCGCGGCTGCGCGAGCCCGTCCGCCTGCCGGACGAGGAGACCTGCCTGCGCGAGGGGCTCAAGGCCTCGGCCGTGTCCTTCGACGAGCTGCTGGAGAACGGCTTCGCCCGGGTGAACCACCCCTTCGTGGCCTTCGAGAACCTGGTCTTCGGCCACCTGGACGGGCTGTACCGCTTCCCCGAGGCCCTGCACCCCGAGCCCGCGCCCGACCCGGACTTTCCCCTGCAGCTGCTGACCGTGGTGAGCGGCGAGTCCCTGCATTCGCAGATCCCCGAGGCGGACCAGCGCGGCGTGCCCACGGTCCGCATCGGACGGACCAATCCGGCCCTGGGTGTCCTGGACCCGCAGGGCGACGTATATCTGGTCACCGACCTCGGGGCCATGCAGGTCCGGGTGGAGGTCGAGGACGGCCTGCATCCCCGGGCCGTGCTCATGCGCCGGGGCGGCTGGATGAAATACGGCCAGGGGGCCAACGCCATCATCCACCCCTCGGTCACGGACATGGCCTTCGGCACGGCCTACTACAGCCAGGCCTGCCGCCTGGAAAATCGTCAACCATAA
- a CDS encoding asparaginase — MTQQAEIVIFFTGGTIGMSPVEGKEGVAPGGNFEGLLNQLSPQESDVILRPVLWSDKPSPHMTPEDMFRLARDVETALSEESVLGAVVLHGTDTLVETAYMCDLVVHSDKPVILTGSMRYYSEAGYDGIRNLANTVRACLLPLPPGIGACILMTDRIFAAREAVKVNSLNVDAFESREAGVVGYVAGESVLLARRHSLAMPRRKFNPADIETNVPLITAYTGIDRKPLDHAISEGAKGVVIEGFGAGNVPPALVEGIEACLARRIPVVLTTRCIEGGVWPVYGYPGGGADLHARGVILAGRLGGPKARIRLMCALGLTSDPDAIREIFEEA; from the coding sequence ATGACGCAACAGGCTGAAATCGTAATTTTCTTCACCGGCGGGACCATCGGCATGTCCCCGGTGGAAGGCAAGGAAGGCGTGGCCCCCGGCGGCAACTTCGAGGGGCTGCTCAACCAGCTCTCGCCCCAGGAGTCGGACGTGATCCTGCGGCCCGTGCTCTGGTCGGACAAGCCGAGCCCGCACATGACCCCGGAGGACATGTTCCGGCTGGCCCGCGACGTGGAGACGGCCCTCAGCGAGGAGTCCGTGCTCGGGGCCGTAGTCCTGCACGGCACCGACACCCTGGTGGAGACCGCCTACATGTGCGACCTGGTGGTCCACTCGGACAAGCCGGTCATCCTGACCGGGTCCATGCGCTACTACTCCGAGGCGGGCTACGACGGCATCCGCAACCTGGCCAACACCGTGCGCGCCTGCCTGCTCCCCCTGCCCCCCGGCATCGGGGCGTGCATCCTGATGACCGACCGCATCTTCGCGGCCCGCGAGGCGGTCAAGGTCAACTCGCTCAACGTGGACGCCTTCGAGTCGCGCGAGGCGGGCGTGGTCGGCTACGTGGCCGGAGAGTCCGTGCTCCTGGCCCGGCGGCACTCCCTGGCCATGCCCCGGCGCAAGTTCAACCCGGCGGACATCGAGACCAACGTGCCGCTCATCACCGCGTATACGGGAATTGACCGGAAACCTCTCGATCATGCAATAAGCGAGGGAGCAAAGGGAGTTGTCATCGAAGGATTCGGCGCGGGCAACGTGCCCCCGGCCCTGGTCGAGGGGATCGAGGCCTGCCTGGCCCGGCGCATCCCCGTGGTCCTGACCACGCGCTGCATCGAGGGCGGGGTCTGGCCCGTGTACGGCTATCCCGGCGGCGGGGCCGACCTGCACGCCAGGGGGGTCATCCTGGCCGGCCGGCTGGGCGGGCCCAAGGCCCGCATCCGGCTCATGTGCGCCCTGGGGCTGACCAGCGACCCGGACGCGATCCGCGAGATATTCGAAGAGGCCTAG
- a CDS encoding acyltransferase family protein, whose amino-acid sequence MTTRPRNHAYDNLRTLMVLAVVLLHAACAYAPSIPWWHARDAESPLFDVTILTLDCFVLPVLFFISGLFAHGAFERHGTAGFLRNKLRRLGLPVLILPVFYLPTMVYVGYLRRTSEPLNFFQYWLHWTATLDDWRFVVITTMRQGAEYADKLSPHHLWFISLLLIFFLGYSLWRAVIPTARTVGRTLLIPASAMAVLLGFAAVNLLVQDWAWARLGPFVLFQPTRVPVYLGMFVFGILARPHMDRPRPFPGPWWAWLIPFAAATAGILVMARTFMTTPPPIPPGQAVLHGALRAVAAVAGAGCLVNLAASRLNRPSTWRESLSASSYDIFLWHMPLVVFVQAALIQAPLPLAAKGLLAFLAPAGCLWAAGRTAARTGPWLWAGLLAALFLGFCLATG is encoded by the coding sequence ATGACCACACGGCCGAGAAACCACGCCTACGACAACCTGCGAACCCTGATGGTCCTGGCCGTCGTGCTGCTGCACGCGGCCTGCGCCTACGCCCCGAGCATCCCCTGGTGGCACGCCCGGGACGCCGAGTCCCCCCTCTTCGACGTGACCATCCTCACCCTGGACTGCTTTGTCCTGCCGGTACTCTTCTTCATCTCCGGCCTGTTCGCCCACGGCGCGTTCGAGCGCCACGGCACGGCGGGCTTCCTGCGCAACAAGCTGCGCAGGCTCGGCCTGCCGGTCCTCATCCTCCCGGTCTTCTACCTGCCCACCATGGTCTATGTCGGCTACCTGCGCAGGACATCGGAACCACTGAACTTTTTCCAATACTGGCTGCACTGGACCGCGACCCTCGACGACTGGCGGTTCGTGGTCATCACCACCATGCGCCAGGGGGCCGAGTACGCGGACAAGCTCTCGCCCCACCACCTCTGGTTCATCTCCCTGCTCCTGATCTTCTTCCTCGGATATTCCTTGTGGCGGGCCGTGATCCCGACCGCCCGCACCGTGGGGCGCACCCTGCTCATCCCGGCCTCGGCCATGGCCGTGCTCCTCGGGTTCGCGGCCGTCAACCTCCTGGTCCAGGACTGGGCCTGGGCCCGGCTCGGCCCGTTCGTCCTGTTCCAGCCCACCCGCGTGCCGGTCTACCTCGGCATGTTCGTATTCGGCATCCTTGCCCGGCCGCATATGGACCGTCCCCGCCCGTTCCCCGGCCCATGGTGGGCGTGGCTGATCCCCTTTGCCGCCGCCACGGCGGGCATCCTGGTCATGGCACGCACCTTCATGACCACCCCGCCCCCGATCCCGCCGGGCCAGGCCGTGCTCCACGGCGCGCTCAGGGCCGTGGCGGCCGTGGCGGGCGCGGGATGTCTGGTCAACCTCGCCGCATCCCGGCTGAACCGGCCCTCGACGTGGCGGGAATCCCTGTCCGCCAGCTCCTACGACATCTTCCTGTGGCACATGCCCCTGGTCGTCTTTGTCCAGGCGGCCCTGATACAGGCCCCCCTCCCCCTGGCCGCGAAAGGGCTGCTCGCCTTCCTGGCCCCGGCGGGATGCCTCTGGGCCGCCGGCCGGACCGCCGCCCGCACCGGCCCGTGGCTGTGGGCCGGTCTCCTGGCCGCCCTGTTCCTCGGGTTCTGCCTGGCCACCGGATGA
- a CDS encoding TetR/AcrR family transcriptional regulator, with product MGMPDNPSTKERIFFAGIAQFARHGFEGATVRDICEAAGTANATAVNYYFGGKAQLYRAILDVVFAENRRRRMETEKNQPSEGLPPEEKLRRFLTVMVEVGFSDDPVGKDVVAIVLREMTAPTGHLDALVENFTRPDNDELFGIIREILGPDAPHAVVRDSLASVGGQLFYYMAFWPIFSRVYPEHPGVAAYREPLIEHIMRFSMAGLRATREALGKGGTTPL from the coding sequence ATGGGTATGCCGGACAACCCGTCCACCAAGGAACGGATATTTTTCGCGGGAATCGCCCAGTTCGCCCGCCACGGATTCGAGGGGGCCACGGTGCGGGACATCTGCGAGGCGGCCGGAACGGCCAACGCCACGGCCGTGAACTACTACTTCGGGGGCAAGGCGCAACTCTACCGGGCGATCCTGGACGTGGTCTTCGCCGAGAATCGCCGCCGCCGGATGGAGACGGAAAAGAACCAGCCGTCCGAGGGGCTCCCGCCCGAGGAAAAACTGCGGCGGTTCCTGACCGTCATGGTCGAGGTGGGGTTCAGCGACGACCCCGTGGGCAAGGACGTCGTCGCCATCGTGCTCCGGGAGATGACCGCGCCCACCGGGCATCTGGACGCCCTGGTGGAAAATTTCACCCGGCCGGACAACGACGAGCTGTTCGGAATCATCCGGGAGATACTCGGGCCGGACGCGCCCCACGCCGTGGTCCGGGATTCCCTGGCCAGCGTGGGCGGCCAGCTTTTCTACTACATGGCGTTCTGGCCGATCTTCAGCCGGGTGTACCCGGAACACCCGGGCGTCGCCGCCTACAGGGAACCGCTCATCGAGCACATCATGCGGTTCTCCATGGCCGGGCTGCGGGCAACCCGGGAGGCCTTGGGGAAAGGGGGGACCACCCCCCTGTAG